One Rosa chinensis cultivar Old Blush chromosome 5, RchiOBHm-V2, whole genome shotgun sequence genomic region harbors:
- the LOC112164253 gene encoding uncharacterized protein LOC112164253, with the protein MAAMVNGQNTLQTLLIQNQQGQLNQALQPPWQQAHAYVPQPQAQFPIGGQSFQAQPQFGMANNYVQQAINNNNGLGGQNPPRNGLTVEEIRRICEETVGPAPRRTARPRYTKPYPERVENRDYPRGFKFPDFLLFSGDDYQSTIAHISRFTARCAEHSRDDDLKLKWFENSLTGPAHAWYVNLAPNSIQNWADMERAFHE; encoded by the coding sequence ATGGCGGCTATGGTGAATGGTCAGAACACTTTGCAAACCTTGTTGATACAAAATCAACAAGGCCAACTCAACCAAGCACTTCAACCTCCATGGCAGCAAGCTCATGCTTATGTTCCACAACCACAGGCTCAGTTTCCTATTGGTGGACAGTCGTTTCAAGCTCAACCCCAATTTGGAATGGCCAATAATTATGTGCAACAGGCGATAAATAACAACAACGGTTTAGGAGGACAAAATCCACCTAGGAACGGGTTGACAGTCGAAGAAATAAGGAGAATCTGTGAAGAAACTGTAGGGCCGGCTCCTAGAAGAACGGCCAGGCCAAGATACACCAAACCATATCCGGAAAGGGTTGAAAACAGAGACTATCCGAGGGGATTCAAATTTCCCGACTTTCTTTTATTCAGTGGAGATGATTACCAATCAACTATAGCACATATTTCCCGGTTCACAGCACGATGTGCTGAGCATTCTAGAGATGACGACTTGAAGTTGAAGTGGTTTGAGAACTCACTGACCGGCCCTGCACATGCGTGGTACGTTAACTTGGCACCTAATTCTATTCAAAACTGGGCCGACATGGAAAGAGCTTTCCATGAGTAA
- the LOC112164254 gene encoding uncharacterized protein LOC112164254 has translation MENVEIDTAQVGQMYHEPWLLYFDGSSTSDSAGARIVIESPTGQKHQYAFKLDFNCTNNQAEYEALIIGLEVLEELGATRVKVFGDSLLVINQMLQVFRCSNLSLATYYAAAQQLLSCFHDVEFHHLPRELNREANEMAQIASGVSIPAGQTNKIITIERKSLPSLAKRGMPADVFELDVLLGDWRFYIIQHLLMKTDGGGSRKIRMLSSKFTIKNGELLRKSPDDDLLLHSSAPKMPS, from the coding sequence ATGGAGAACGTTGAAATAGATACTGCACAAGTCGGCCAGATGTATCACGAGCCTTGGCTACTatattttgatggctcaagcACCAGTGACTCCGCCGGGGCAAGAATAGTGATTGAATCTCCAACCGGCCAAAAGCATCAATATGCCTTCAAACTGGACTTTAACTGCACAAACAACCAGGCTGAATATGAAGCCTTAATCATTGGCTTGGAAGTATTGGAAGAGCTTGGAGCAACACGAGTTAAAGTGTTTGGGGACTCACTACTAGTCATCAATCAAATGCTCCAGGTTTTTAGATGTTCAAATCTCTCGTTGGCCACTTATTATGCCGCCGCACAACAACTGCTTAGTTGTTTTCATGATGTGGAATTTCACCATCTTCCGCGAGAACTCAATCGTGAAGCGAATGAAATGGCTCAAATTGCTTCCGGCGTCAGCATTCCAGCAGGCCAGACTAACAAAATCATCAccattgagagaaaatcgttgcCATCTTTGGCCAAGAGGGGTATGCCGGCTGATGTCTTTGAGCTTGACGTGCTACTTGGTGATTGGAGATTTTACATAATCCAACACCTTTTGATGAAAACTGATGGCGGTGGGAGCCGAAAAATTAGAATGTTGTCTAGCAAGTTCACAATTAAAAATGGTGAACTGCTAAGGAAAAGTCCTGATGATGACCTTCTTCTTCATTCCTCAGCTCCGAAGATGCCCAGCTAG